In the Wyeomyia smithii strain HCP4-BCI-WySm-NY-G18 chromosome 2, ASM2978416v1, whole genome shotgun sequence genome, one interval contains:
- the LOC129721050 gene encoding NEDD8 ultimate buster 1-like, translating to MTDELENENYVIQVRALLNQQKVKLWESPYYNTSTQQYAESELEKLAISFHERLQISLKDCLKAIRFLQQNALDKLRSKDEFLKTGIATIRCRAPTQEKINRYFDVKLKITSHGQELAQMVADKLALDVSRIKLVCAGKVLKNHLTLSEQNVVNGAAVMILIMLQSVEAAQRESSTYDRIHKIRADAELLINDERSDFLSLEDQDGNALHLPASEKKALLMALTLYEKGKVALRKENFEEALLLFLEADSDFRTCNSQLLTVVDNYALLNLDIVWCYLCLKNMNQLPDAEQRLQLCDEKLRQSYGANMNRVTAIKGTQQCSEKALLLRLHLLKAVLYFHQNKRSDAETMFRVVESELQTLKINDECLTTLLNCGFEITESRIALRACSNNVEPAIEFINNRRQMVEANEKKSKREKNLYKKIGYLNAHECRINVEHVDQLVEMGYSECLAAIALKRTGNNLYNALNELQQKQDDLKQELIASIEPSKQLIDKLIDLGFHAQAAEAALKQTINNFEEALEFLINVRNSNEYDAMLTSTSSEVASNSSSTLSSNAETVKLPLSSNEQASSSRKQDKNNCNNAKKEMMDILYKSFSKDMDTTSDTYLDMPLLEEASILDEYKKLLNMQ from the exons ATGACTGACGAGTTGGAAAACGAAAACTACGTGATTCAGGTTCGTGCTTTGTTGAACCAGCAAAAAGTTAAGCTTTGGGAATCACCATATTACAACACTTCTACCCAACAATATGCTGAATCAGAGCTAGAG AAATTGGCCATTTCGTTTCACGAGCGACTGCAAATCTCACTCAAGGATTGTCTAAAAGCGATTCGATTTCTGCAGCAGAATGCCTTGGATAAACTTAGAAGCAAGGATGAATTCCTCAAAACGGGCATCGCAACAATAAGGTGTAGGGCGCCAACACAAGAGAAAATAAATCGTTACTTCGATGTTAAGCTCAAAATCACTAGTCATGGCCAGGAACTGGCCCAAATGGTCGCGGATAAACTGGCTTTGGATGTGTCAAG AATAAAACTCGTGTGCGCGGGGAAAGTGCTAAAGAATCATTTAACGCTGTCAGAACAGAATGTCGTCAATGGTGCCGCCGTTATGATTCTTATTATGCTGCAGAGCGTGGAAGCCGCACAGCGAGAATCCAGCACCTACGACCGCATTCATAAGATACGAGCCGACGCGGAACTGCTTATAAACGATGAGCGATCGGACTTTCTAAGT CTAGAGGACCAAGACGGAAATGCTCTTCATTTACCTGCCAGCGAAAAGAAAGCCCTTCTGATGGCATTGACACTTTACGAGAAGGGAAAAGTTGCCCTTAGAAAGGAAAATTTTGAAGAAGCTCTACTACTTTTCCTGGAGGCAGATAGTGACTTTCGTACGTGTAACTCGCAGCTGCTGACCGTTGTCGACAATTATGCCCTGTTGAATTTGGATATTGTTTGGTGTTATCTGTGTTTAAAG AACATGAACCAACTGCCAGATGCAGAGCAGCGCTTGCAGTTGTGCGACGAGAAACTTCGTCAAAGTTACGGTGCCAATATGAATCGTGTTACTGCCATAAAAGGAACCCAACAGTGTAGCGAGAAAGCGCTGCTGTTAAGGCTCCATCTGCTGAAAGCAGTTTTATACTTTCATCAGAACAAACGCAGCGATGCAGAAACTATGTTTAGAGTAGTGGAGAGTGAGCTTCaaactttaaaaataaatgatgaATGCTTAACCACTTTACTCAATTGCGGTTTTGAGATAACAGAGTCAAGAATTGCACTAAGAGCTTGTTCCAATAACGTCGAACCAGCAATTGAGTTCATCAACAACCGAAGGCAAATGGTTGAAGCCAACGAGAAAAAATCAAAGCGAGAGAAGAATCTTTACAAGAAAATTGGTTACCTCAACGCGCATGAGTGCCGAATTAATGTTGAACACGTTGATCAGCTTGTAGAAATGGGCTATTCGGAGTGTCTCGCCGCCATAGCTCTGAAACGCACGGGAAATAATTtgtacaatgctttgaatgaaCTACAGCAAAAGCAGGATGATCTGAAGCAAGAGTTGATCGCCTCCATAGAGCCCTCTAAGCAGCTGATTGATAAACTTATCGATTTGGGCTTCCACGCACAAGCCGCCGAAGCAGCTCTGAAGCAAACGATAAACAATTTTGAAGAAGCTTTGGAATTTCTCATAAACGTTCGTAATAGTAACGAGTATGATGCAATGCTGACTAGCACGAGCAGCGAAGTTGCTTCCAACTCTTCATCAACGCTCAGTTCCAATGCAGAAACCGTCAAACTGCCATTATCTAGTAACGAACAAGCGAGTTCATCTCGCAAGCAAGATAAAAACAATTGTAACAATGCCAAAAAGGAGATGATGGATATTTTGTACAAAAGTTTCTCTAAGGATATGGACACGACTAGTGACACTTACTTAGATATGCCTCTACTTGAGGAGGCATCCATTTTAGATGAGTATAAAAAGTTATTGAATATGCAATAG